From a region of the Bermanella marisrubri genome:
- a CDS encoding LPS-assembly protein LptD, which translates to MGFWKKLHWLEKHQLPQAQADALPSFCSGDYMAPPPVDRQTGVLEIESDSGEYAESGIAQFTGRVSMMRDGNLVKGESATYDPKSGEVVFQQDIQFISPDISMLAERLNYNAGNGAAVLQGSYYTVPQSHIRGQADSIELAEDQSLTLNNASYTYCEPGSDLWDLKASELYLNEPQGYGEAYHARLRIKQVPILYLPYYRFPISEDRLTGFLNPEISIGARSAKGDISDTDIFINELALPFYFNIAPNYDDTFTPRYVREHGVILENQFRYLNGLGFGQLDVSYLNDDEANGLAENDVNHRENSERWSRAWQHQLQLSQSWQYRVNYQEVSDVYFDNDFSRSGVINRDSYLKQNTELEFNNGDIQFLTRAEQYQTIDENISDANKPYYRLPQLRVSNLSIAQDNRLHWHYEAEATSFSRDNDDLSGINKIEGQRIHGQLEISYPWRNSYSFVEPQISLMSTYYELSNIDESLVSQGFDTEQTRQLYSAQVDAGLFFERQLNWFDSSYTQTLEPRIMLAYTPYEEQQYIPLFDTTATSFSYSQLFSADRFTGYDRIGDTQQISLGLTTRFLNGQGSEVFRASIGQIHYLDDRTIALATGSELSSDEQNNSSSLAGEVAWTFRDYWRTKLDVQYKANADKGEEPFEKASWQLNYQEPDSWLFDMNFSHVEATKQKQVGLAFFAPVTDSFAFYGQRKQDIYPYDSVTKDEKEANNLLNIESLVGIEYQNCCMRFQFTYEEHTQSDNQKDYQFLFQIHFKGLGILGSKSEEILSERIYGYDQRQIHDY; encoded by the coding sequence GTGGGTTTCTGGAAGAAGCTACACTGGCTAGAAAAACATCAACTCCCTCAAGCACAAGCGGACGCATTACCTAGTTTCTGCAGCGGCGACTACATGGCACCGCCCCCCGTGGACAGACAAACCGGAGTTTTGGAAATCGAAAGTGATAGCGGCGAGTATGCCGAGTCCGGAATCGCGCAATTCACTGGTCGTGTCTCTATGATGCGCGATGGCAACCTAGTAAAAGGCGAAAGTGCCACTTATGATCCGAAAAGTGGCGAAGTGGTATTTCAGCAAGACATCCAATTTATTAGTCCAGACATCAGTATGTTGGCTGAGCGTTTGAATTATAATGCTGGAAATGGCGCCGCTGTTTTACAAGGGTCCTATTATACTGTGCCGCAAAGCCATATCCGTGGCCAAGCAGATAGTATTGAACTAGCCGAAGACCAATCACTGACCCTTAACAATGCGAGTTACACATATTGCGAACCAGGATCTGATCTTTGGGACCTAAAAGCCAGCGAATTGTATTTAAACGAACCACAAGGATACGGAGAGGCGTATCATGCACGTCTTAGAATCAAACAAGTCCCTATTCTATATCTTCCCTATTATCGCTTTCCTATTAGTGAAGATCGCTTAACTGGCTTCCTGAACCCTGAAATCAGTATTGGAGCGCGCAGCGCTAAAGGCGATATCAGCGATACCGACATATTCATCAATGAATTAGCACTGCCTTTTTATTTCAACATCGCACCGAACTACGATGATACCTTCACCCCGCGCTACGTGCGTGAGCACGGTGTCATATTAGAAAACCAATTCCGCTACCTCAATGGTCTTGGATTTGGTCAGCTTGATGTTAGCTACCTAAACGATGATGAGGCCAATGGTTTAGCGGAAAACGATGTCAACCATCGCGAAAACTCAGAGCGCTGGTCAAGAGCATGGCAGCACCAGTTGCAATTGAGTCAATCATGGCAATACCGTGTTAACTACCAAGAAGTAAGTGACGTTTATTTTGATAATGACTTTTCTCGCTCAGGTGTAATTAACCGCGATAGCTATTTGAAACAAAATACAGAATTAGAATTCAATAATGGCGATATTCAATTCCTGACTCGTGCAGAACAATATCAGACCATCGACGAAAACATCAGTGATGCCAACAAGCCTTACTATCGTTTACCGCAGTTGCGTGTAAGCAACTTAAGCATTGCACAAGACAATCGATTACATTGGCACTACGAAGCCGAAGCCACCTCCTTCAGTCGCGACAATGATGATTTGAGTGGCATCAACAAAATCGAAGGACAGCGCATTCATGGGCAATTAGAAATTAGCTATCCGTGGCGTAACAGCTATAGCTTTGTTGAGCCCCAAATTAGCTTGATGAGTACCTACTACGAGCTAAGCAATATCGATGAGAGCCTTGTCAGCCAAGGCTTTGACACAGAGCAAACACGACAACTTTACAGTGCTCAAGTAGACGCTGGATTATTTTTCGAACGTCAATTGAACTGGTTTGATTCATCGTACACCCAAACCTTAGAGCCCCGCATCATGCTGGCCTATACACCATACGAAGAGCAGCAGTACATACCCTTATTTGATACCACAGCCACTAGCTTCAGCTACAGTCAATTGTTCTCAGCTGACCGCTTCACAGGCTATGACCGCATCGGCGACACCCAGCAAATTTCTCTTGGATTAACGACGCGTTTCTTAAATGGTCAAGGTAGCGAGGTATTCCGCGCAAGCATTGGTCAAATACACTACTTAGACGACCGCACCATTGCCCTTGCGACAGGTTCAGAACTTAGTTCGGACGAGCAAAACAACAGTTCGTCTCTTGCCGGTGAGGTAGCCTGGACGTTCCGCGATTATTGGCGTACTAAACTAGATGTTCAATACAAGGCCAATGCTGACAAAGGAGAAGAGCCATTTGAAAAGGCCAGCTGGCAGCTAAATTACCAAGAACCAGATTCTTGGTTATTTGATATGAACTTCAGCCATGTAGAGGCAACCAAACAAAAGCAAGTAGGACTTGCGTTTTTTGCTCCAGTGACAGATTCGTTTGCGTTTTACGGGCAACGCAAGCAGGATATTTATCCTTATGATAGTGTCACAAAAGATGAGAAAGAAGCGAATAATCTGCTCAATATCGAGAGTTTAGTCGGTATCGAATATCAAAACTGTTGCATGCGCTTTCAGTTTACTTATGAAGAACACACACAAAGCGATAATCAAAAAGACTATCAGTTCCTCTTCCAGATCCATTTCAAAGGACTTGGAATACTGGGTAGTAAGAGCGAAGAGATTTTAAGTGAACGCATTTATGGCTATGACCAAAGACAAATCCATGACTACTAG
- a CDS encoding aminoglycoside phosphotransferase family protein, which produces MDARLTALQAWVTETLHDLNLGEPQGSLETVSGDASFRRYFRQLLTSQRRTYIAVDAPPEKEDSEPFVRIANHWHKQGVKVPKVIKADLQQGFMLLEDFGDALLQPLLEESIEQASDLYSSCMDSLIEIQQTDLPLPQYDAELLDREMRLFTEWYLPKHLEYKLSSQEQSMLDDTFAMLRETALGQIQAPVHRDYHSRNLMKLTSGDIGIIDFQDAVHGPLTYDLVSLLRDAYIDWPQEQVQSWAQDYFAKARQAGLVGAISDGQLMLWFDWMGLQRHIKVVGIFARLAYRDGKTRYLDDIPRTLNYIRQVSAEYDALTEFHQWLENQLMPVIESRA; this is translated from the coding sequence ATGGATGCAAGACTGACCGCATTGCAAGCTTGGGTGACCGAAACCCTGCATGATCTGAACCTAGGTGAACCCCAAGGTTCCCTTGAGACCGTTTCTGGCGATGCTAGCTTTCGTCGTTATTTCCGCCAACTTCTCACTTCACAGAGGCGCACCTATATTGCTGTAGATGCGCCGCCAGAAAAAGAAGACAGCGAGCCTTTTGTTCGAATCGCCAACCACTGGCACAAGCAAGGAGTGAAGGTGCCAAAAGTGATTAAAGCTGACTTACAGCAGGGCTTTATGTTACTGGAGGATTTTGGTGACGCTTTGCTTCAGCCTTTGCTCGAGGAAAGTATAGAACAGGCCAGTGATCTATATTCGTCCTGTATGGATAGTTTGATTGAAATCCAGCAAACGGATTTACCCTTGCCTCAATACGATGCTGAGTTACTTGATCGAGAAATGCGCTTGTTCACCGAGTGGTATTTACCTAAACACCTAGAATACAAATTGAGTTCGCAAGAACAAAGTATGCTAGACGATACCTTTGCAATGTTAAGAGAAACAGCATTGGGGCAAATACAAGCGCCTGTGCATCGTGATTATCATAGTCGCAATCTAATGAAACTCACTTCGGGTGATATTGGCATTATTGATTTTCAAGATGCAGTGCATGGTCCATTAACATATGATTTGGTGAGCTTATTACGCGACGCCTATATTGATTGGCCACAGGAACAGGTCCAGTCGTGGGCGCAAGATTATTTTGCCAAAGCCCGACAAGCTGGTTTAGTGGGGGCCATTAGTGATGGACAACTCATGTTGTGGTTTGATTGGATGGGGCTTCAGCGTCATATTAAGGTGGTTGGTATCTTTGCGCGTCTAGCGTACCGTGATGGTAAAACCCGTTATCTTGACGATATTCCGCGAACTTTGAATTATATTCGACAAGTAAGCGCTGAGTACGATGCCTTGACCGAGTTTCATCAATGGTTAGAAAATCAATTGATGCCTGTTATTGAAAGTAGAGCGTGA
- the murU gene encoding N-acetylmuramate alpha-1-phosphate uridylyltransferase MurU — translation MKAMILAAGRGTRMKHLTDNSPKPMLQVAGKPLIAHHVERLVKAGFNELVINHAYLGEQIEAYLGDGSAYGCQIQYSHEKTALETGGGIFQALPLLVNEREPCFAVVNGDVWSDMDYQRLNKGIHHHAHLFLVGNPSHNPDGDFALHNGMVKVSEGEEAFTFSGLSILHKDLFDGCESGAFKLAPLLKKAMHSKQVTGDVYRGYWLDVGTPERLQEINQRLLNQ, via the coding sequence ATGAAAGCCATGATTTTGGCCGCAGGTCGCGGCACGCGCATGAAACATTTAACGGACAACAGTCCAAAGCCAATGCTACAGGTAGCTGGCAAGCCGCTTATTGCCCATCACGTAGAGCGTTTAGTGAAAGCAGGATTTAATGAGCTTGTCATTAATCATGCGTATCTAGGGGAACAAATTGAAGCATACCTTGGTGATGGCAGTGCTTATGGATGTCAGATTCAATACAGTCACGAAAAAACTGCTTTGGAAACCGGCGGGGGTATTTTTCAGGCGCTGCCATTATTGGTCAATGAACGCGAACCCTGCTTTGCAGTGGTTAATGGGGATGTGTGGAGCGATATGGATTATCAAAGATTAAATAAAGGTATCCATCATCATGCGCATTTGTTCTTGGTAGGTAATCCTTCACACAATCCAGATGGCGATTTTGCTTTGCACAATGGTATGGTCAAAGTATCAGAAGGCGAGGAGGCTTTTACCTTTTCCGGCTTGAGTATCTTACACAAAGATCTATTTGATGGTTGTGAGTCGGGTGCATTTAAATTGGCGCCATTATTAAAAAAGGCAATGCACTCTAAGCAAGTGACTGGGGATGTGTATCGTGGTTACTGGCTAGACGTAGGCACCCCTGAGCGCTTGCAAGAAATTAATCAACGGTTGCTAAATCAATGA